The Aspergillus nidulans FGSC A4 chromosome VII nucleotide sequence CACCAACTAATGCTCACATATCGTTACAGGTGCTTGGACTATCCATTTCGTCTTGATTGCGGCCTTGAAGATCTTCTACGATATCCTCCCCGGCGTTTCGCAAGAGACATCATGGACCCTCACCAACATCAGCTACATGTTCGGTTCCTTCCTCATGTTCCACTGGGTGCGGGGTATTCCCTTCGAATTCAACGCGGGCGCCTATGACAACCTTAACATGTGGGAGCAAATCGACAATGGGGACCAATATACTCCGGCGAAGAAATTCCTGCTTTGCGTGCCAAtctgccttttccttctcagtACACATTACACCCACTACGACCTGACTTACTTTGTCATCAATTTCCTAGCTACCTTGGGAGTGGTCCTTCCCAAGTTACCCTTCGTATGTATCCCCTACACCATTCCAAACGGATGGCGCGGGCTGGGCTAACCCGGAGTACAGTCGCACCGATTACGGATAGGTCTCTTCTCCGACATACCGGAAGAGTAGCGGAacggcttcctcttctctatccAATGTTTTCTCCTACAGACCTTACTACTTTCCCGCCAAATTATCCTTTCCGTTGTGTTTTATTCTTTCCTTTACTCTCTACTACTCTCTACTATTCTCTACTTTTGTCATAACTTTAATACCTACCTGTTCAGGAGCCATACTGCTGGCAGATTTGGGCGGAGTCTATTCTCCACCTCTTTTATTCTGGGCGCGGGGAAAGAGTATGATTCTGAGATTAGGCATCAGATCCCCTGCGACACGGGCAAAAAGCCACCCGCAGAACCAGAAACGACGCAAAAGAATTGGGGATAGACGGTGTTTGGCGAGGGCTTATACAGGACAGATATTTATTACAGATATCCCACTATTCTTCCCAAGACaatcttcctgctgcttctttatAGCTGTACTTTACTTAGGTGTGTGCGCTGTCTGTGTCACAGGGCTGATCTAATCATCATTCACTCGGCAGTCTGACTGCAGGCTCACTTGCATCTCAAAGTGGCTCAACTATGATTGAGTAATGGAGTGACGACCATTTTTAAGTCTCAGAGAAGAAGCGATTGCACTATGCAAAATGTCAACATACTCCGTGGTAGTCCGTTGAGAGCAATTGACAAAAAAGTGAATAGGGTTTCTTTTGAGGGCTGTTTTAATgaaaagtaaaaaaaatGATACAATCAAGTCAACGCACTTGGCGCtgctgggaatcgaacccagGTCAATTCGGCCACAACGAATTATGATCACCACTACACTACAGCACCTTGATGTATCGATATATTCATCTCAAGTTAAGATTGATAATGCACTAAAATAATGTGACTTTAGGTAATTCATTTGGTGCGCATGTAACAGGCTCTCACCAACTTCATCCAACACAACTCCGTCGAACCTCTTGACTCCCGCCGATGACTGCTCTAGATGAAGAGGCCCCTCTGCCTCCCTGTCACCCTGCGAAACCCCTCCCTTTTGAGTTGGTTCAACATGTAGGTATCTTTTTCGAGGAGAATCTCCGTAAGGGCCCTCCCGCGCGTCTTCGCGTCGCGATATACTAATTAACGTTTCGCTCAGACACCCAGGCGCTCAATCTACTCTTGAACGCCCTTAGCTCTCACCCTAACGCGTCTACGCCGATTTTCATTCCATCTCAAGAGCATCTCGCACTTGCCGCCACGATTCTGGTTCATCCCTCCACCACCGCGCGTCCAAAGACAActgaagagcaggaagcgcCAAGCGTATCTCTCCGTCTGCTGCGCCTGGTGAACAATCATGTCGGGCCCATAAATGGCAAGTTCAGCAAGGCTTTCAGATTCAAGCACTTTGAGAGATCTCGCCATGGTGGAAGGCGCCATGTAGACCGTGCTGCAGAAAATTCGGTGACCAATAACGAGAGGGATCGGAACCTAGACAAGGACATCAATATCGATATGGCACAGTCGGCCTCGGTCTGGTCGCGCGCGGAGGACTTTTGGCACGCCGTAGGATGGGCTTTTAACTGCGCTGTTTTGCATCCAGCGCGGTGGAAGTACTGGCGCATCTGGCTGGAGTTTATGTGCGAAGTCTTGGAGGCTGACTGGGATGAACGCCAGCGAAGACATGAAGAGGACCCCTCGCACGACGACCAGATTTTGAAAGATAGCATGATAATCAACTACATCAATACTTCTACTGCCGGCTCCGGCCGCGACCGTCGGATCCTGCGCGCCATTTTCGCTGACGGTGGAACGTCAGCGGTCAATGAATTCCGTGAAGTCTTCCATAGGGAGCTGAAGCTAtcacagaagaagaccaacaaggagaaggacacaaggaagagaggagCAGCGGTGGACAtcgaggcagaagaataTGGCGATTTCTACCTCTCAACCGAccacgaggacgagggcaGTTCCTCCGGTCACGGATCAAAACGCCCACGCAGAGCCGCCAGGACCGGGAAGGATGTTGGCACAG carries:
- a CDS encoding ORMDL family protein (transcript_id=CADANIAT00008593), whose translation is MPRAISFPPEVDTGPHRLAPDHNMSQSKAGRRRRSSSIIYQEPPESIEHTSDQAALPNLNANWVNAKGAWTIHFVLIAALKIFYDILPGVSQETSWTLTNISYMFGSFLMFHWVRGIPFEFNAGAYDNLNMWEQIDNGDQYTPAKKFLLCVPICLFLLSTHYTHYDLTYFVINFLATLGVVLPKLPFVSSPTYRKSSGTASSSLSNVFSYRPYYFPAKLSFPLCFILSFTLYYSLLFSTFVITLIPTCSGAILLADLGGVYSPPLLFWARGKSMILRLGIRSPATRAKSHPQNQKRRKRIGDRRCLARAYTGQIFITDIPLFFPRQSSCCFFIAVLYLGVCAVCVTGLI
- a CDS encoding uncharacterized protein (transcript_id=CADANIAT00008594); translation: MKRPLCLPVTLRNPSLLSWFNISHPNASTPIFIPSQEHLALAATILVHPSTTARPKTTEEQEAPSVSLRLLRLVNNHVGPINGKFSKAFRFKHFERSRHGGRRHVDRAAENSVTNNERDRNLDKDINIDMAQSASVWSRAEDFWHAVGWAFNCAVLHPARWKYWRIWLEFMCEVLEADWDERQRRHEEDPSHDDQILKDSMIINYINTSTAGSGRDRRILRAIFADGGTSAVNEFREVFHRELKLSQKKTNKEKDTRKRGAAVDIEAEEYGDFYLSTDHEDEGSSSGHGSKRPRRAARTGKDVGTATLDRAPNSATPDPTLASSLLGDISSLALRQRLCHLLSTVSQFLPASFMDLSNLYQLFVENIRPLPLAIYQAFVSPLALPNFSPAAHSTLCEFLLYRLRESSAPDSKEEYLSQAKLEECFLPYAAATASLSDNAKMSITLEALLILLADSDMIEVTDETKRLTELGIIKRAEKAQQETRKNQAAKMVDDQETSWLVESAERLTFLVEDVIPST